The genomic window AACTCGCCGGATCTCCGCCCGCAACAAAAGCGTGCGCCTGTTCCATCGTCCTTGCAATGAAGGTCTCATAGTCCCGGCTTTTGCAGTGCGAGCAGACAAACGGCAGTGAGGCCACCGTGGTCATGTTCCCACGCACGATTGACGGCATGGACTGACTCGTAAAGACCCCGCCTTGCCGACACTGCTTGCAGCGCACGGCCAAGATCCCGCCCATCATGAACACTGTGTGCAGGCTGTCGGGCATCTTCATGTGGTGAATCATGGCGATCGACGCGCCTGCAACGTCATTTGCTCGGCCCTGATGCAGTCTTCAGCAACCTGCCACCGGAACGCTGGGTTGCGGGCGTACTGACGAATAAACGCCTCGCTACTGCTGGCTCTCTGCTCGACTCCGTTCTCATCCACGCAGGACCATGGGAACCATGGATGCGTGGGGTCGTGAATGACTTTGTAGCGCTCATGGGTCACGCGCCTTGCAGCCTTCTGAGTTGCAGCAGGCTCTCCATCTCGGCAGCTTCGCGGCTCAGTTCGTGAGCTTTCTGCTCGAGCCTATTGGCCTCGTTCAGCATGTCGGTAATTGCCGACCGATCGCGGACTATTCGTTCACCAAGCTCGTCCATCATCCATCCTCTCTCAAGCTCTTGCTGAGCTGTGTGGCGCTAAGGCCGCGTCAATGAATGCCTCGATGTTCCTGCGCGACCACTCTCCGTCGATATAGCTTTTGCTCTCGGTCATGTCGTTTGTTGGCTCCCGCATAGCCGCTATGGCGGCTCGGGCAACCGGCATCAATTCCCAGTAGCTATTGCTGTCTTCGTCGCAGATCATAAGGGACGGGGTCTGATCAAAGGTGGCCCCAGATCGTACTTGCGCAACAATCGCGGCAGCCATTGTTCGCGCCACCCGTTCAATCATCTCACTCATCCCTCAGCTCCTTAGACATCCCTGTGGCGTCGCAGACGCGTTTGAATCCGTCGAGTTCTTGATAGGTAAAGTACCAGTTACGCTCAGGTGGCCGCGTCATCGCATAGACCGGGATGAACTCGCTATCTCCGCGGTCGTCGGTTGAAGGCGGAAGTACTGGCCGGCCAAGACGGGGGAAGGGGCGGGTCATGGCGTTACTCATTGGCGGGCAATCTCAGTCAGGAACTTCTGTGAAAAATCGTATTCGCCGCCCTTATCCAACCGGACCTTGAACCGGTCGCGATCGCGCCAATAGTCATCGATCACCGTGCCGTCACCAAACCATCCGACGGCAACACGCACGCCGATGGCAAAAGGCCGCTTCCTTTCTCTTTCTACCGTCTCTGTCATGCTGTGCTGGACTCCGATTGGTTCAGAGATGGGTTCAGAGAAGATTAGTACAAAGCGCTTTTCCCGACCGCTGAGGGAGCCTTACTGAGTTGAACAATCTCTGGACGTAATACGAACCAGTCGTCGCCCGGCTCGGAGAAATCGGATTCGCCGTGCAGTTCGGGGTCATATTTGACCTTCGACAGGAGGCCGAGACTTTCTGCCTTGTCCTGAACGGAGCCGCCATCTAGGTCGCCTCCGCTCCACGGACCTTCTTGCATCACCCAAACGATAAACTTCGCGGCCTGACTTAGTACGGATGTCGCGCGGATCTCGACCAGCGCATCAAGGAACCCGCGATCATACCCATCGACGTAGCTGTCAGGATCGACCCGCGAACTTTGCTTGGCGTCTCTTTCCGCATCGGCGATACGATCGTCGAGGCACCCGAAGGTACACTCAGTACGCATCTCCCGTGTCCCACTATTCCGGCTTTCTGCGGGCCTTGTCTGAACCATTTTCCCTCTCCTCCATTTCTATGATGATATAAGAACAAATTGAGAACAAGACGCT from Nitrobacteraceae bacterium AZCC 1564 includes these protein-coding regions:
- a CDS encoding hypothetical protein (product_source=Hypo-rule applied), coding for MTRPFPRLGRPVLPPSTDDRGDSEFIPVYAMTRPPERNWYFTYQELDGFKRVCDATGMSKELRDE
- a CDS encoding hypothetical protein (product_source=Hypo-rule applied), coding for MVQTRPAESRNSGTREMRTECTFGCLDDRIADAERDAKQSSRVDPDSYVDGYDRGFLDALVEIRATSVLSQAAKFIVWVMQEGPWSGGDLDGGSVQDKAESLGLLSKVKYDPELHGESDFSEPGDDWFVLRPEIVQLSKAPSAVGKSALY
- a CDS encoding hypothetical protein (product_source=Hypo-rule applied; smart=SM00154; superfamily=57783), which gives rise to MIHHMKMPDSLHTVFMMGGILAVRCKQCRQGGVFTSQSMPSIVRGNMTTVASLPFVCSHCKSRDYETFIARTMEQAHAFVAGGDPASWGK
- a CDS encoding hypothetical protein (product_source=Hypo-rule applied); translated protein: MSEMIERVARTMAAAIVAQVRSGATFDQTPSLMICDEDSNSYWELMPVARAAIAAMREPTNDMTESKSYIDGEWSRRNIEAFIDAALAPHSSARA
- a CDS encoding hypothetical protein (product_source=Hypo-rule applied; superfamily=90257), which translates into the protein MMDELGERIVRDRSAITDMLNEANRLEQKAHELSREAAEMESLLQLRRLQGA
- a CDS encoding hypothetical protein (product_source=Hypo-rule applied; superfamily=63748) codes for the protein MTETVERERKRPFAIGVRVAVGWFGDGTVIDDYWRDRDRFKVRLDKGGEYDFSQKFLTEIARQ